Proteins found in one Plasmodium chabaudi chabaudi strain AS genome assembly, chromosome: 5 genomic segment:
- a CDS encoding ribosome-recycling factor, putative, with protein sequence MNRPFRRLNIFSSSYLSPIVNNSNKINRGSYGFLCVQGLNFGSKKEKTDKETKKFRNLLKISGIRNDETEDNDNTNRKGKENVKRITNENNNVDYKSYDIKIEEIIKNFDIKMKKLLENTLTVDFFNNIVVTKDKKKYKLSDLSQVVIKSSKTIYFYPYIISDIQKIIHTLKVKDNTWNPTTSNDGQCILLQIPPLTNEVKLKKKKEAKDLLEKVKNDIRNIRHKIRDFIGKNIEGDEWKIEERNKLDNYIKNKVKNIENVYEKYTKNY encoded by the coding sequence atgaataggCCATTTAGAAgattgaatatatttagtaGCAGTTATTTGAGTCCCATtgttaataatagtaataaaattaataggGGGAGTTATGGTTTTTTGTGTGTGCAAGGATTAAATTTTGGAagtaaaaaggaaaaaactgataaagaaacaaaaaaatttcgtaatttattgaaaatatcAGGGATAAGAAATGATGAAACAGaagataatgataatacaaatagaaaaggaaaagagaatgtaaaaagaataacaaatgagaataataatgtagattataaatcatatgatataaaaattgaagaaattataaaaaattttgatataaaaatgaaaaaactTTTAGAAAATACATTAACAGTtgattttttcaataatattGTAGTTACAAAagataagaaaaaatataaattatcagATCTTTCACAAGTAGTTATTAAATCATCAAAGacgatttatttttatccatatataattagtgatatacaaaaaataattcatacTTTAAAAGTCAAGGATAATACTTGGAATCCTACAACATCTAATGATGGGcaatgtattttattacaaatTCCACCATTAACTAATGAggttaaattaaaaaaaaaaaaggaagcaAAGGATTTATtagaaaaagtaaaaaatgatataagaAATATTCGTCATAAAATTCGAGACTTTATAGggaaaaatattgaagGGGATGAATGGAAAATTgaagaaagaaataaattagacaattatataaaaaataaagttaaaaatattgaaaatgtatatgaaaaatatactaaaaattattag